In the Jatrophihabitans endophyticus genome, one interval contains:
- a CDS encoding NADH-quinone oxidoreductase subunit D, which translates to MSTTDDYAPSRATTEGRVYNLTGGDWDQVFGGTDPIADEKLVINMGPQHPSTHGVLRLVLELEGETVTDARVVVGYLHTGIEKNTEYRTWTQGVTFLTRADYLSPIFNETAYCLGVERLLGIEAPARAQLIRVLMMEVNRLSSHWVWLATGGMELGALTAMTNGFRARERCLDVLEAVTGLRMNHAFVRPGGVAQDLPEGYEEIFAQFLKEQREELVGVDRLLRGQPIWINRLKDVGWIGVEGCIALGITGPLLRAAGLPWDMRKTEPYLGYETFDFEVPTDDRGDCWSRFVVRVAEMHESIKIIEQVLARLEPGETMHDDPKIAWPAKLSLGPDGMGNSLEHVQKIMNTSMESLIHHFKLVTEGFRVPAGQVYSKVESPRGELGAHIVSDGGTRPYRVHFREPSFINLQAVAALSIGGQVADVIAAVASIDPVMGGCDR; encoded by the coding sequence ATGAGCACCACCGACGACTACGCGCCGTCACGCGCGACGACCGAAGGTCGCGTCTACAACCTCACCGGTGGCGACTGGGACCAGGTCTTCGGCGGCACCGACCCCATCGCCGACGAGAAGCTCGTCATCAACATGGGGCCGCAGCACCCGTCGACGCACGGCGTGCTGCGGTTGGTGCTCGAGCTCGAGGGCGAGACCGTCACCGACGCGCGCGTCGTGGTGGGCTACCTGCACACCGGCATCGAGAAGAACACCGAGTACCGGACGTGGACGCAGGGCGTCACGTTCCTGACCCGGGCCGACTACCTCTCCCCGATCTTCAACGAGACGGCGTACTGCCTGGGTGTCGAGCGGCTGCTCGGCATCGAGGCGCCGGCGCGCGCGCAGCTCATCCGGGTGCTGATGATGGAGGTCAACCGCCTCTCGTCGCACTGGGTGTGGCTCGCCACCGGCGGCATGGAGCTCGGTGCGCTCACCGCGATGACCAACGGCTTCCGGGCACGCGAGCGCTGCCTGGACGTGCTCGAGGCCGTCACCGGGCTGCGCATGAACCACGCGTTCGTGCGCCCCGGCGGCGTGGCGCAGGACCTCCCCGAGGGTTACGAGGAGATCTTCGCCCAGTTCCTCAAGGAGCAGCGCGAGGAGCTGGTCGGCGTCGACCGCCTGCTGCGCGGCCAGCCGATCTGGATCAACCGCCTCAAGGACGTCGGCTGGATCGGCGTCGAGGGCTGCATCGCGCTCGGCATCACCGGCCCGCTGCTGCGGGCCGCGGGCCTGCCGTGGGACATGCGCAAGACCGAGCCGTACCTCGGCTACGAGACCTTCGACTTCGAGGTCCCGACCGACGACCGCGGCGACTGCTGGTCGCGCTTCGTCGTCCGCGTCGCCGAGATGCACGAGTCGATCAAGATCATCGAGCAGGTGCTGGCACGGCTCGAGCCGGGCGAGACCATGCACGACGACCCCAAGATCGCGTGGCCGGCGAAGCTCAGCCTCGGCCCCGACGGCATGGGCAACTCGCTCGAGCACGTCCAGAAGATCATGAACACGTCGATGGAGTCCCTGATCCACCACTTCAAGCTGGTGACGGAAGGGTTCCGCGTCCCGGCGGGCCAGGTGTACTCCAAGGTCGAGTCACCCCGCGGCGAGCTCGGGGCGCACATCGTCAGCGACGGCGGCACCCGGCCCTACCGGGTGCACTTCCGCGAGCCGTCGTTCATCAACCTGCAGGCCGTCGCGGCGCTGTCGATCGGCGGCCAGGTCGCCGACGTCATCGCCGCCGTGGCCTCGATCGATCCCGTCATGGGTGGGTGTGATCGCTGA
- a CDS encoding Lrp/AsnC family transcriptional regulator, translated as MLSETASIDVVDAQIIRCLQLSPRIPFRTVADILALSEQTVARRYRRLVGGGIVRVTVVLRPTAFGQTNWTVRTKCRPSGAESLAQALARRDDVSWVTLAAGGAEVLWVLRARSQESRDELLMHRLPRSAPVLDISAAMLLHRYVGVGTSPADDWAGLADLLDAQQAAAATATMALRPCAEDRRFEFRPGDTAMLDVLKADARASYATLADAAGTTEARAARRLRTLVEDGAAYLDVDIALAAIGMHASATLWLTVPPSRLHAAGTALASAPEVGFAGAVTGPQNLMASVVCRDVEHLYRMVTETVGAIEGVQSLAISPVSRQLKQADALVDGDRLAVS; from the coding sequence ATGTTGTCCGAAACCGCCAGCATCGATGTCGTCGATGCGCAGATCATCCGCTGCCTGCAGCTGTCACCGAGGATCCCGTTCCGTACCGTGGCCGACATCCTCGCCCTGTCGGAGCAGACCGTGGCGCGCCGGTACCGGCGGCTGGTCGGCGGCGGGATCGTGCGCGTCACCGTCGTCCTGCGGCCGACCGCGTTCGGGCAGACCAACTGGACGGTGCGCACCAAGTGCCGTCCGAGCGGCGCGGAGTCGCTGGCGCAGGCGCTCGCCCGTCGCGACGACGTCAGCTGGGTGACGCTCGCCGCCGGCGGTGCCGAGGTGCTGTGGGTGCTGCGCGCCCGCTCGCAGGAGTCGCGCGACGAACTGCTGATGCACCGCCTGCCCCGCTCGGCGCCGGTGCTCGACATCAGCGCTGCGATGCTGCTGCACCGCTACGTGGGGGTGGGCACGTCACCCGCGGACGACTGGGCCGGGCTCGCCGACCTGCTCGACGCGCAGCAGGCTGCCGCCGCCACCGCGACGATGGCGCTGCGCCCGTGCGCCGAGGACCGTCGCTTCGAGTTCCGCCCCGGCGACACGGCGATGCTCGACGTGCTGAAGGCGGACGCGCGCGCCTCCTACGCGACCCTGGCCGACGCCGCGGGCACGACCGAGGCACGCGCGGCGCGACGGCTGCGCACGCTGGTCGAGGACGGCGCCGCCTACCTCGACGTCGACATCGCCCTGGCGGCGATCGGGATGCACGCGTCGGCGACGCTGTGGCTGACGGTGCCGCCGTCCCGGCTGCACGCCGCGGGCACCGCCCTCGCCTCGGCCCCGGAGGTGGGTTTCGCCGGCGCGGTCACCGGGCCGCAGAACCTCATGGCGAGCGTGGTGTGCCGCGACGTCGAGCACCTGTACCGGATGGTGACCGAGACGGTCGGCGCGATCGAGGGCGTGCAGAGCCTGGCCATCAGCCCGGTGTCGCGTCAGCTCAAGCAGGCCGACGCGCTCGTGGACGGCGACCGGCTCGCCGTGAGCTGA
- the nuoF gene encoding NADH-quinone oxidoreductase subunit NuoF: MSLSPVLTKRFGTQQPWKLDNYERLDGYAGLRKALAMAPADLVTLVKDSNLRGRGGAGFPTGMKWSFIPKDNPKPKYVVVNADEGEPGTCRDLPLMMNDPHSMIEGIIIACFAVGANRAFVYIRGEAIHAIRRVTAAVNEARVKGYLGTNILGSGFDCDIVVHGGAGAYICGEETALLDSLEGRRGQPRLKPPFPATNGLYDSPTVVNNVGTLASVPYIVLGGADWFKAMGPAGSPGPCIYSLSGRVANPGQYEAPMGTTLRELIELAGGMSRGKDVKFWTPGGSSTPLFTEAHLDTPLDFDEAVKAGSMNGTSAVMIFDEGDCVVRAVKKWSEFYRHESCGKCTPCREGTYWYVGIYDRLEAGRGTDEDLETLLDLSDNILGRSFCALGDGATSPVSSSIKFFKDEYIAHIENQGCPYAGNRALAGAH, translated from the coding sequence ATGAGCCTCAGTCCCGTTCTGACGAAGCGCTTCGGCACCCAGCAGCCGTGGAAGCTCGACAACTACGAGCGGCTCGACGGCTACGCCGGTCTGCGCAAGGCGCTCGCGATGGCGCCCGCCGACCTCGTGACCCTGGTCAAGGACTCCAACCTGCGTGGCCGCGGCGGCGCCGGCTTCCCCACGGGCATGAAGTGGTCGTTCATCCCCAAGGACAACCCCAAGCCGAAGTACGTCGTGGTCAACGCCGACGAGGGCGAGCCGGGCACCTGCCGCGACCTGCCGCTGATGATGAACGACCCGCACTCGATGATCGAGGGCATCATCATCGCCTGCTTCGCGGTCGGCGCGAACCGTGCCTTCGTCTACATCCGCGGCGAGGCGATCCACGCGATCCGTCGGGTCACCGCGGCCGTCAACGAGGCGCGGGTGAAGGGCTACCTCGGCACGAACATCCTCGGCTCGGGCTTCGACTGCGACATCGTCGTGCACGGCGGCGCCGGTGCCTACATCTGCGGCGAGGAGACCGCCCTGCTCGACTCGCTCGAGGGGCGTCGCGGCCAGCCGCGGCTCAAGCCGCCGTTCCCGGCCACCAACGGCCTGTACGACTCGCCGACCGTCGTCAACAACGTCGGCACGCTCGCGAGCGTGCCCTACATCGTGCTGGGCGGCGCCGACTGGTTCAAGGCGATGGGGCCGGCCGGGTCGCCGGGCCCGTGCATCTACTCGCTGTCGGGCCGGGTCGCGAACCCGGGTCAGTACGAGGCGCCGATGGGCACCACGCTGCGCGAGCTCATCGAGCTCGCCGGCGGCATGAGCCGGGGCAAGGACGTCAAGTTCTGGACGCCCGGCGGCTCGTCGACCCCGCTGTTCACCGAGGCGCACCTCGACACCCCGCTCGACTTCGACGAGGCCGTCAAGGCCGGTTCGATGAACGGGACGTCCGCCGTCATGATCTTCGACGAGGGCGACTGCGTCGTCCGCGCGGTGAAGAAGTGGTCGGAGTTCTACCGCCACGAGTCCTGCGGCAAGTGCACGCCGTGCCGCGAGGGCACGTACTGGTACGTCGGCATCTACGACCGGCTCGAGGCCGGCCGGGGCACCGACGAGGACCTCGAGACGCTGCTCGACCTGTCCGACAACATCCTGGGCCGGTCCTTCTGCGCGCTCGGCGACGGCGCGACGAGCCCGGTGTCGTCGTCGATCAAGTTCTTCAAGGACGAGTACATCGCGCACATCGAGAACCAGGGCTGCCCGTACGCGGGCAACCGCGCGCTCGCCGGGGCCCACTGA
- a CDS encoding endonuclease domain-containing protein, with the protein MGGLPDPDRYLDHVLVDAVPGGPGRPGPGPARQWQSWWHAAARGAGEPLRTAAGRGFVLTTAELAALGVTRSAARAAVCRGDWSIPARGTVAPLRVVGSGDVRLDARRRHALHAAALCRGRREHVVAAASSAVLHGLPVLRLPTAPELLAPARLGLGRRAAGHAYGAGLSDAEVTSWFGVPVTTVARTLVDLARHDARGGIMAADSALRERVATVAAIDRALAGALGWPGVRQARAVLGLADPLAESPLESVVRLALCRAGFPSPRLQYVIGGYRVDFCWPEQRLVLEADGRDKYTADALWREKRREHALRSRGWRVERILWEDVLRHWPVTAARLRAALAPR; encoded by the coding sequence ATGGGTGGGCTCCCGGACCCCGATCGGTACCTGGACCACGTCCTCGTCGACGCCGTTCCCGGTGGTCCCGGGAGGCCGGGACCGGGTCCGGCTCGGCAGTGGCAGAGCTGGTGGCACGCGGCGGCGCGCGGCGCCGGGGAACCGCTCCGTACGGCGGCCGGCCGCGGCTTCGTCCTCACCACCGCCGAGCTCGCCGCCCTGGGGGTGACCCGCTCGGCGGCCCGGGCGGCCGTCTGTCGGGGCGACTGGTCGATCCCGGCCAGGGGGACGGTGGCGCCGTTGCGTGTCGTGGGGTCCGGCGACGTGCGACTCGACGCACGGCGGCGGCACGCCCTCCACGCGGCGGCGCTGTGCCGTGGCCGCCGTGAGCACGTCGTCGCGGCGGCGAGCTCAGCCGTCCTGCACGGCCTGCCGGTCCTGCGATTGCCGACGGCGCCCGAACTGCTGGCGCCGGCGCGCCTCGGCCTCGGGCGCCGCGCGGCGGGGCACGCGTACGGCGCAGGGCTGTCCGACGCGGAGGTGACGTCGTGGTTCGGGGTACCGGTGACCACGGTGGCGCGGACCCTCGTCGACCTCGCCCGTCACGATGCGCGCGGCGGCATCATGGCGGCCGACTCCGCGCTGCGCGAGCGGGTGGCCACCGTGGCCGCGATCGATCGGGCACTGGCCGGCGCGCTCGGCTGGCCCGGCGTCCGCCAGGCGCGCGCCGTGCTGGGCCTGGCCGACCCCCTGGCCGAATCGCCCCTCGAGTCGGTGGTGCGCCTCGCGCTGTGTCGAGCCGGGTTCCCGTCACCCCGGCTGCAGTACGTGATCGGCGGCTACCGGGTCGATTTCTGTTGGCCCGAGCAGCGGTTGGTCCTCGAGGCCGATGGCCGCGACAAGTACACCGCCGACGCGCTGTGGCGCGAGAAGCGGCGCGAGCACGCGCTGCGCTCGCGGGGCTGGCGGGTCGAGCGCATCCTGTGGGAGGACGTGCTGCGGCACTGGCCCGTCACGGCAGCGAGGCTGAGAGCGGCGCTGGCCCCACGGTGA
- the nuoE gene encoding NADH-quinone oxidoreductase subunit NuoE encodes MPDYEYKSFTDAPAQAAPTNSDTDRTNFRTSVINLDRPGDPSVFSDRTRADAAELIARYPEGQSRSALLPLLHLVQSEQGYVTPDGIAFCSDVLGITKAQVAAVATFYTMYKRQPTGEYLVSVCTNTLCGMLGGDEIFDALKTQLGVGNNQTTEDGRITLEHAECLAACDYAPVVTVNYEFFDQQSVGTARSLVSQLQSGERPAPTRGAPLCSFREIERQIAGLFDETTLAPEANGTGTPTEAGVALAVRRGDTAPSYAVDSSADAQQGQAAATVTHGQTEGPSESDAPLHTAESDPSNTTDPASETEKED; translated from the coding sequence ATGCCGGACTACGAGTACAAGAGCTTCACCGACGCCCCCGCGCAGGCGGCGCCGACGAACTCCGACACCGACCGGACGAACTTCCGCACGTCGGTCATCAACCTCGATCGCCCGGGCGACCCGTCGGTGTTCTCCGACCGGACCCGTGCCGACGCCGCGGAGCTCATCGCGCGCTACCCCGAGGGGCAGTCGCGCTCGGCGCTGCTGCCGCTGCTGCACCTCGTGCAGTCAGAGCAGGGGTACGTCACGCCCGACGGCATCGCGTTCTGCTCCGACGTCCTGGGCATCACCAAGGCGCAGGTCGCCGCGGTGGCGACGTTCTACACGATGTACAAGCGTCAGCCCACCGGCGAATACCTCGTCAGCGTCTGCACCAACACGCTGTGCGGCATGCTCGGCGGCGACGAGATCTTCGACGCGTTGAAGACGCAGCTCGGGGTCGGCAACAACCAGACCACCGAGGACGGCCGCATCACCCTCGAGCACGCCGAGTGCCTCGCGGCCTGCGACTACGCGCCCGTCGTCACCGTCAACTACGAGTTCTTCGACCAGCAGTCGGTCGGCACCGCGCGCTCGCTCGTCAGCCAGCTGCAGTCCGGCGAGCGGCCCGCGCCCACCCGCGGCGCGCCGCTGTGCTCCTTCCGCGAGATCGAGCGACAGATCGCCGGCCTGTTCGACGAGACGACGCTCGCGCCCGAGGCCAACGGCACCGGCACGCCGACCGAGGCCGGCGTCGCGCTGGCCGTCCGGCGGGGCGACACCGCACCGTCCTACGCCGTCGACTCCTCGGCCGACGCACAGCAGGGGCAGGCGGCGGCCACGGTCACCCACGGCCAGACCGAGGGCCCGAGCGAGAGCGACGCGCCGCTGCACACCGCGGAGTCCGACCCGAGCAACACGACGGACCCGGCGAGCGAGACCGAGAAGGAGGACTAG
- a CDS encoding geranylgeranyl reductase family protein, with protein sequence MSVPTAEVRPESLTADEGNDADVIVVGAGPAGSSAAYWLASAGLSVALIEKTEFPREKVCGDGLTPRGTRALVDMGIDVSEANGWLHNRGLRVIGGGQRLHLDWPDLTSFPPFGLVRPRADLDAMLAEQAVKAGARLYERTSVTDPIQDATGRVVGVTGRTADKKPVTFRAPLVLTCEGVSGKLAQKLGVHRNDKRPLGVAVRRYYTSPKTHDDYLESWLELWDGKPNESDLLPGYGWIFGMGDGTVNAGLGVLNSSSGFGKTDYRAMLTRWLDNTPEEWGLREENAVGKTGGAALPMGFNRTPHYVDGLLIVGDSGGSVNPFNGEGIPYAMESGKYAAEAAVQALARPDGPSRERALQQYPARMREEWGAYYRLGAVFVKLIGNPAVMRACTRHGLPHPALMRFVLKLLANLTDPHDGDVSDRVITALTKLTPAVR encoded by the coding sequence ATGTCGGTCCCCACGGCGGAGGTCCGCCCCGAGTCGCTGACCGCCGATGAAGGCAACGACGCCGACGTGATCGTCGTCGGCGCGGGTCCGGCGGGCAGCAGCGCCGCGTACTGGCTGGCGAGCGCGGGCCTGTCCGTCGCCCTGATCGAGAAGACCGAGTTCCCGCGCGAGAAGGTGTGCGGCGACGGCCTCACCCCCCGCGGCACCCGCGCGCTCGTCGACATGGGCATCGACGTCAGCGAGGCCAACGGCTGGCTGCACAACCGCGGACTGCGCGTCATCGGCGGCGGTCAGCGGCTGCACCTCGACTGGCCCGACCTCACCAGCTTCCCGCCGTTCGGACTGGTCCGGCCTCGCGCCGACCTCGACGCGATGCTGGCCGAGCAGGCGGTCAAGGCCGGTGCGCGACTCTACGAGCGCACCAGCGTCACCGACCCGATCCAGGACGCGACCGGTCGCGTCGTCGGCGTCACCGGTCGGACGGCGGACAAGAAGCCGGTCACCTTCCGCGCGCCGCTCGTGCTGACCTGCGAAGGCGTCAGCGGCAAGCTCGCGCAGAAGCTCGGCGTGCACCGCAACGACAAGCGCCCCCTCGGCGTGGCCGTCCGCCGCTACTACACGAGCCCGAAGACGCACGACGACTATCTCGAGTCGTGGCTGGAGCTCTGGGACGGCAAGCCCAACGAGTCCGACCTGCTGCCCGGTTACGGCTGGATCTTCGGCATGGGCGACGGGACGGTCAACGCCGGCCTGGGCGTGCTGAACTCCAGCAGCGGCTTCGGCAAGACCGACTACCGCGCCATGCTGACCCGCTGGCTCGACAACACTCCCGAGGAGTGGGGCCTGCGCGAGGAGAACGCCGTGGGCAAGACCGGCGGCGCCGCGCTGCCGATGGGCTTCAACCGCACCCCGCACTACGTCGACGGCCTGCTCATCGTCGGCGACTCGGGTGGCTCGGTGAACCCGTTCAACGGCGAGGGCATCCCCTACGCGATGGAGTCGGGCAAGTACGCGGCCGAGGCTGCCGTCCAGGCGCTGGCCCGGCCCGACGGCCCCAGCCGTGAGCGCGCGCTGCAGCAGTACCCGGCGCGCATGCGCGAGGAGTGGGGCGCCTACTACCGGCTCGGGGCGGTGTTCGTGAAGCTGATCGGCAATCCGGCCGTCATGCGTGCGTGCACCCGCCACGGCCTGCCCCACCCGGCGCTGATGCGGTTCGTCCTCAAACTGCTGGCGAACCTGACCGACCCGCACGACGGGGACGTCTCCGACCGCGTCATCACCGCGCTCACCAAGCTGACCCCGGCGGTCCGTTAG
- a CDS encoding MFS transporter: protein MRKWLPLLTVCLGTFMLLIDVTIVNVALPDMATDLQTSFASLQWVVDAYALVLAALVLGTGSIADLVGHRRAYIAGLGLFAVSSLVCGLAPNAGALVAARAVQGLGAAAMFATTFALLNSSYHGRDRGTAYGIWGAVAGASAAVGPIVGGLLTEGVSWRWIFFVNLPVSLVAIALCVVVLRDSHAPVRARVDVPGIVAFTAAAASLTYGLIEANENGWGEVGSWGWLVATPVLLAVFVAVELRTRAPMLDLSLLRNGPFVGVLLAGMFVTLCAFASFTYTTIWLQSVVGLSPIESGLVGLPLSLASFGVSAAIGRFLHGTRPGPIIGGGLLLIGLGGLLGGMLVHGSATWPALLPGFFLVGVGVGLATPTLSSAAMSAVPVQRGGMAAGAVNTARQLGFALGIAGLGSVFAARSAHVLADHRVPASDAVSRAVSGGQAHGVLAQAPAAVRGALDDAIHAASVQGVQWTLLVSGVLGVLAALAVFVLVRPPAEAGRHEPAALGADELDAAPA, encoded by the coding sequence ATGCGCAAGTGGTTGCCGTTGCTCACGGTGTGCCTGGGCACGTTCATGCTGCTCATCGACGTGACGATCGTGAACGTCGCGCTGCCCGACATGGCCACCGATCTGCAGACCTCGTTCGCGTCGCTGCAGTGGGTGGTCGACGCGTACGCGCTGGTGCTCGCCGCGCTCGTGCTGGGCACCGGCTCGATCGCCGACCTGGTGGGGCACCGGCGGGCCTACATCGCCGGGCTGGGGCTCTTCGCGGTGTCGTCGCTGGTGTGCGGGCTCGCGCCGAACGCCGGCGCCCTGGTCGCGGCGCGGGCCGTCCAGGGGCTCGGCGCCGCGGCGATGTTCGCGACGACCTTCGCCCTGCTCAACAGCAGCTACCACGGCCGCGACCGCGGCACCGCGTACGGCATCTGGGGGGCGGTGGCCGGCGCGTCGGCCGCGGTCGGCCCCATCGTCGGCGGCCTGCTCACCGAGGGCGTCTCGTGGCGCTGGATCTTCTTCGTCAACCTGCCGGTCAGCCTCGTCGCGATCGCGCTGTGCGTCGTCGTGCTGCGCGACTCGCACGCGCCGGTGCGCGCTCGGGTGGACGTGCCCGGCATCGTCGCGTTCACGGCGGCGGCGGCCTCGTTGACCTACGGTCTGATCGAGGCCAACGAGAACGGCTGGGGCGAGGTCGGCAGCTGGGGCTGGCTCGTGGCCACGCCGGTGCTGCTGGCGGTGTTCGTCGCCGTCGAGCTGCGGACCCGGGCACCGATGCTCGACCTGTCGCTGCTGCGCAACGGTCCCTTCGTCGGGGTGCTGCTGGCCGGCATGTTCGTCACGCTCTGTGCGTTCGCGTCGTTCACGTACACGACGATCTGGCTGCAGTCGGTCGTCGGGCTGAGCCCCATCGAGTCCGGTCTCGTGGGGCTGCCGCTGTCGCTCGCGTCCTTCGGCGTGTCCGCGGCGATCGGCCGCTTCCTGCACGGCACCCGTCCCGGCCCGATCATCGGGGGTGGCCTGCTGCTCATCGGGCTCGGCGGCCTGCTCGGCGGGATGCTCGTGCACGGCAGCGCCACCTGGCCCGCGCTGCTGCCCGGGTTCTTCCTCGTCGGCGTGGGCGTCGGGCTGGCCACGCCGACGCTGAGCTCGGCGGCGATGAGCGCGGTGCCGGTGCAGCGCGGCGGCATGGCGGCTGGGGCGGTCAACACCGCCCGGCAGCTGGGCTTCGCGCTCGGCATCGCCGGTCTGGGCTCGGTGTTCGCGGCGCGTTCGGCCCACGTCCTCGCCGACCACCGGGTGCCGGCGTCGGACGCGGTCTCGCGGGCGGTCTCGGGCGGTCAGGCGCACGGCGTCCTGGCCCAGGCGCCGGCGGCCGTGCGCGGCGCGCTCGACGACGCGATCCACGCCGCCTCCGTCCAGGGCGTGCAGTGGACGCTGCTCGTCTCCGGCGTCCTCGGCGTCCTCGCCGCACTGGCGGTGTTCGTCCTCGTCCGCCCGCCGGCCGAGGCGGGTCGCCACGAGCCGGCGGCGCTCGGCGCCGACGAGCTGGACGCCGCCCCCGCCTGA
- a CDS encoding NADH-quinone oxidoreductase subunit C, producing MASPTERPVPDDSAPEQGAADIARATVGTGGAYKADSPYGVERHGMFGVAGSGDTSGFGGLVREPWTPPPAERPYGGYFDEVVDALFEAYAHAGEAVRKVVVDRGELTLQVERDHLLGVATALRDDPNLRFELCSSVSGVDYLGSAHRLHSVAHLTSMTYRRRVRLEVAVSIEDPHVPSLTGLYPTADWQERETFDLFGIVYDGHPALTRILMPDDWDGHPQRKDYPLGGIPVQYKGATIPPPDERRAYK from the coding sequence GTGGCAAGCCCCACGGAGCGCCCCGTCCCCGACGACTCCGCCCCCGAGCAGGGCGCGGCCGACATCGCGCGCGCGACGGTCGGCACGGGTGGCGCGTACAAGGCCGACTCCCCGTACGGCGTCGAGCGACACGGCATGTTCGGCGTCGCCGGCAGCGGTGACACCTCCGGCTTCGGTGGTCTGGTCCGCGAGCCGTGGACGCCGCCGCCGGCCGAACGGCCGTACGGCGGTTACTTCGACGAGGTCGTCGACGCCCTCTTCGAGGCCTACGCCCACGCGGGCGAAGCGGTCCGCAAGGTCGTCGTCGATCGCGGTGAGCTGACGCTGCAGGTCGAGCGCGACCACCTGCTCGGCGTGGCCACGGCACTGCGCGACGACCCGAACCTGCGCTTCGAGCTGTGCTCCAGCGTGTCCGGTGTCGACTACCTGGGCTCGGCCCACCGGCTGCACTCGGTGGCGCACCTGACGTCCATGACCTACCGCCGCCGCGTCCGCCTCGAGGTCGCGGTGAGCATCGAGGACCCGCACGTTCCCTCGCTCACCGGGCTCTACCCGACCGCCGACTGGCAGGAGCGCGAGACCTTCGACCTGTTCGGCATCGTCTACGACGGCCATCCCGCGCTCACCCGCATCCTGATGCCGGACGACTGGGACGGCCACCCGCAGCGCAAGGACTATCCCCTCGGCGGCATCCCCGTGCAGTACAAGGGCGCCACCATTCCACCGCCGGACGAGCGGAGGGCTTACAAATGA
- a CDS encoding FKBP-type peptidyl-prolyl cis-trans isomerase, with protein MTKPVIEYPGGEPPADLVVEDLTVGDGTEAKPGDRVEVHYVGVEFDTGEEFDASWNRGQSIEFPLQGLIQGWQEGIPGMKVGGRRQLTIPPAKAYGPAGAGHRLSGKTLVFVIDLLDVK; from the coding sequence ATGACCAAGCCAGTGATCGAGTACCCGGGCGGGGAACCGCCGGCCGACCTCGTCGTCGAGGACCTCACCGTCGGCGACGGCACCGAGGCCAAGCCCGGCGACCGGGTCGAGGTGCACTACGTCGGCGTCGAGTTCGACACCGGCGAGGAGTTCGACGCCTCGTGGAATCGCGGCCAGTCCATCGAGTTCCCGCTGCAGGGGCTCATCCAGGGCTGGCAGGAGGGCATTCCCGGCATGAAGGTCGGCGGTCGCCGCCAGCTCACCATCCCGCCGGCGAAGGCCTACGGTCCGGCGGGCGCGGGGCACCGGCTCTCGGGCAAGACGCTCGTCTTCGTGATCGACCTGCTCGACGTCAAGTAG
- a CDS encoding NuoB/complex I 20 kDa subunit family protein — MGLEEKLPDGVLLASVEKLVNWTRKSSLWPATFGLACCAIEMMTFGAPRFDSGRFGMEVFRPSPRQADLMIVAGRVSQKMAPVLRQIYDQMPEPKWVLAMGVCASSGGMFNNYAIVQGVDHVVPVDMYLPGCPPRPEMLIDAILKLHHKIMNEPLGPKRAAKLADQTVELVPSSYKYGR; from the coding sequence ATGGGTCTAGAAGAGAAGCTGCCGGACGGCGTCCTGCTGGCCAGCGTCGAGAAGCTGGTCAACTGGACGCGCAAGTCCTCGCTGTGGCCGGCGACGTTCGGTCTCGCCTGCTGCGCCATCGAGATGATGACCTTCGGCGCGCCGCGATTCGACTCCGGCCGCTTCGGCATGGAGGTCTTCCGCCCGTCGCCGCGGCAGGCCGACCTGATGATCGTCGCCGGGCGCGTCAGCCAGAAGATGGCGCCGGTGCTACGCCAGATCTACGACCAGATGCCCGAGCCCAAGTGGGTGCTCGCGATGGGCGTGTGCGCGTCGAGCGGCGGCATGTTCAACAACTACGCGATCGTCCAGGGCGTCGACCACGTCGTCCCCGTCGACATGTACCTGCCCGGCTGCCCGCCGCGGCCGGAGATGCTCATCGACGCGATCCTCAAGCTGCACCACAAGATCATGAACGAGCCGCTGGGCCCGAAGCGTGCCGCGAAGCTCGCCGACCAGACCGTCGAGCTCGTGCCGTCGTCGTACAAGTACGGGCGGTAG
- a CDS encoding NADH-quinone oxidoreductase subunit A, whose protein sequence is MLAPYLPIVLLFALAFGFAFFSVAIAPFTGPKRYNKAKLDFYECGIEPTEQPLGPQRFPIKYFLTAMLFIVFDIEIIFLYPYAVSNKALGLFGLVEIILFIVTVFSAYAYVWRRGGLDWD, encoded by the coding sequence ATGCTCGCGCCCTACCTGCCGATCGTCCTGCTGTTCGCACTGGCCTTCGGCTTCGCGTTCTTCTCGGTCGCCATCGCCCCGTTCACCGGGCCGAAGCGTTACAACAAGGCCAAGCTCGACTTCTACGAGTGCGGCATCGAGCCGACGGAGCAGCCGCTCGGCCCGCAGCGGTTCCCGATCAAGTACTTCCTGACGGCGATGCTGTTCATCGTCTTCGACATCGAGATCATCTTCCTGTACCCCTACGCCGTGTCGAACAAGGCGCTCGGACTGTTCGGGCTGGTCGAGATCATCCTGTTCATCGTCACCGTGTTCTCCGCGTACGCCTACGTCTGGCGCCGCGGCGGACTGGACTGGGACTGA